The genomic region GTGGACGGCTGAGCATCCTGAGGCCGCGACCTACGATGGCGGTTCGCCACGCGAACTAGTCCGGCTCGAGCAACCCTTTGATATCCACAATGGCGGCCAGCTCGCCTTTCATCCGCTCACGTCGCCTGGCGACGCCGAATTCGGCCTGCTCTACATGGGCGCGGGCGATGGTGGTGGTAGCGATCAGCTCTTCCTTGCACAGAACCTCGGCTCCGCGTTCGGGAAGATTCTGCGTCTCGACCCGCTAGGCTCCAACAGCGCCAACGGCGAGTACGGCATTCCCGCTGACAATCCGTTTGCGAACGATGGCGACCCGGACACACTCGGGGAAATCTACGCCTTGGGCATGCGCAATCCCCAACGCTTTGCCTGGGACTCGACCACCGGCAACATGTTTGTTGCCGACATCGGCGAGAACGTCGTGGAAGAGGTCAGCCTCGTGACGGCTGGCGCCAACCTCGGCTGGAGCGACTGGGAGGGCAGTTTCGCGGTCAGGAGTGGCCGTCGTCATGTCAGTCTCGCCAACCCACGTGGCGATCCTCAGATGACGTATCCCGTCGTCGAATACGGGCAACTTGACCCACTTCTGCAGCCCGGCTCCGCGGTGACAGGTGTCTATGTCTACCGCGCGATTGCGATCCCCCAGCTCGCAAACCTGGTGCTGTTTGGTGACAATCCCAGCGGCGAGGTCTTTGCCTTTTCTGCTGACAACCTTCCTGCGGGTGGCCAGGAGGCAATTCGGCGCATTCTGTTCAACAACGGTAATGGGCCAAAGACGGTGCTCCAGTTGATTCAGGAAAAAAACACCGCTGACGGGCAGGGGGTGGCGACTCGCGCTGACCTGCGCCTCGGTCTCGGCCCCAACGACCAGGTCTTTGTGCTAAACAAACGCGACGGCACCATCCGTCTGCTTGTTGCTGTGCGCTGAGTTTTTTGGACAACGTGCCACACGGAGGCCTGAAGGGACGGCGTTAGAAGAACTGTGCTGATCAACCAACCAAAACATGAAACGAGATAACACCCATGACCCAGACTAAGCTTCCGAAGCTGATGAAGCCGTGCGGGGCCGGACGCCGGACATTCCTCGCGTCCATGGCGGCTACGCCTGCGCTGTTGTCGTTCGATGCGTGCGCGCAGGTGCCACACGCACCAGTGGAGCGCGACGGCGACGTGCACTCGTCGTTCGACCCGTGGGTCGAAGTACACGCCGCGAATCTTCGGCACAACATTGGCGCAATCAGTGAACGAGTCGGCGGCCGGCCGATCATGGCAGTCATCAAGAACGACGGCTACGGACTTGGCATCGTCAATGTCGGGCGGACGTTAGATGCGCTTGAAGCGGTCTTTGGGCTGGCGGTTGTAAAGCTGAACGAAGCAGTGGTGCTTCGGGAGGGAGGCGTGCGGAAGCCCGTGTTGCTGATGGGGCCGTTCGGTGAGTCAGATCTCGAGGAAGCGGTGGCGCGCGACATCACGCCGATGGTATACACGCCGATCGGCGATATGCTCGACCGGGTTGCTGCGAAGCTTGGCAAGACAATTCCGATTCAAATCTGCCTGGATACCGGCATGGGCCGTGTCGGCGTGCCGGTCCGCGATGCCGCGGTACTTATCCGCGATCTGGCCGGTCGGCCAGCGGTGCAGATCCAAGGACTCCAGACGACGCTGTCTGAGGACCCGGAGCTTGAACCGCTGCAGGTTCAGCGTCTTCAGGAGGTCGGCGCCACGGTACGGGGCGAAGGGCTGGATATTGGCCGCTTGCACGCCGCGTCCAGTTACGCACTGTTCGAGCATCCGGAAGCGTTTCTCGACATGGTCCGGGTCGGGATGGCGATCTACGGGATCTATCCTGAACCTAGGTTTAACGAAATGGGCGTACTCGATCTCCGACCCGCTGTGGCACTGCGCGGCGGTGTAGCCTACGTCAAGCAACTCAGGCGCGGGGAGACCGCCGGCTACGGCCGAGCCTACGTGGCGGAGAGCGACGTCTGGATTGCCACCCTGCCGATTGGACACGGCGACGGGCTTCCGCGCGCGGCGGCGCAAGGCGGTCTGGTGACGATCGGCGGGGCGCGCTATCCGATCATCGCGGCCATTTCGGCAAGCCACACCATGGTAGAACTCGGCCAGGAGACGCAGGTCCACGCTGGCGACCAAGCGACAGTGTTCGACTGGGAGGAGGGTTCGCGTCCGGAGGACTTCGCGGCCGGCTTCGGCGGGTCGGTCTACGATCTGACCATGCACCTGAACCCACTAATGCCTCGGCGCGTTATCTGAGCCGGCCGGTGCGGATGAACGTTGCGGTTTGCTCCGCGAGTCGTCAGCGGCCGACTCTAGCCCTTCAGTAACATTGTCGTCGGCCACATCATCGTGATCGGAGGGAAGATGGCCCAAGGGTTTCGATTCGTCTGTGGCGGATGTGCCCATACCATCGAGGCGTGGGATGACGGGAATCCTTACTACTTCGAGTCCGTGGTCACGAACACTGGCAAGGTGAGACAGAAGAAGAAATACGCCTACCATCCGGACCACGAATTAAGGAATCGGTGTGTTGGCAATGATTCTCCTCACCTCTGCCTATCCTGTGGGAAGAAATTCATGGTGGATTCCGAAAAGCCGATTGCCGTCTGTCGGAAATGCAAATCCGCAGATATCGTGGACACGATGGAGTTAGCCGGGAAGCCGTGTCCCTACTGCGAAGGCGGCGTATTCGGTGATCCGGTTTCTTGTGGCATCTCCTGAGACTTGTGCCAAGCCTAGTCACAGCTAGTCACAGATGTGCGCGTGTGACGTGATTCGTGCCACAAAGTGCCACACGCCCAGTCACGTTGAACCCTCCACCAGCCAACGGAAGAATGGCCACAAGGGGTGCTGTGTCTCCGTTCTGTCCGACTCCTTGCGCGGTGAGCCGGAGAGGTATACGGTAGCGATTATCTGAGGTAGGTCCACTCAACACCCGACGAGGTGCCCATGTCTGTTCGCAACCCAACTGTATTCGTAGCCGCTCTGCTCGTCCTCGTTTCGTCGTTGGTGCCACAGGAAACTGTTGCGCAGAACTCCACGAACCCATATGCGATCGTCGAAGGGTGGGCAAAGCTACCGAGCGGAAGGGTGATGGGAGCCGTCGGCAAAGCGAAGGTCGATCCCGACGGACGCCATATCTGGGCAGTTATCCGTTGCGATGCCGGGCCTGAGCACTTCGGATCAGAGTGCGTTGATTCAGACCTAGATCCCATCTTGAAGTTTGCTCCCGACGGTAATGTGGTCGAGTCCTTCGGCAGCGGAATGTTCATCTGGCCGCATGGAATTGACGTTGACTCCGACGGCAACGTGTGGGTGACTGACGCCGTGAGTGATAACAACATTCCCGCGGGCGACGATCGGGGCCATCAAGTTATCAAGTTTAGTCCAACGGGCGAAGTGCTCATGACATTTGGCACGCCAGGAGAAGAGGGAGATGGCCCTAACCATTTCTCTTCCCCGAGTGATGTGGCGGTTGCGTCCAACGGTGACGTGTTCATCGCGGACGGCCACAACGCAGCCGGAAACAACCGAGTGATGAAATACAACAGCCGTGGCGAGTTCCTCATGTCTTGGGGAGAAACTGGCTACGCCCCGGGACAGTTCCGCGTCCTACACGCCATCGCTCTTCATCCGGACGGCCGAGTGTTCGTGGGAGATCGCAGCAACAGCCGGATCCAGATCTTCGACCAAGAGGGAAACCACTCTGCCACCTGGACCCAGTTTGGGCGCCCGAGCGGAATCGCCTTTGACGACCACGGACGAATCTACGTCGCGGACTCCGAGTCGGACAACGTACAGAACCCAGGGTATGAAATGGGCATTCGCATTGGCGAAGTCGAGACGGGTTGGGTGAAGGAGTTCATTCGCTTCCCGTGGGCGAATCCCCACATCCTTCCGGGGAACGGAGCGGAGTTCGTCACCGTCGATCGTGAAGGCAACCTTTTCGGAGGTGAGCCCGTTCCCAACCCTCATCTGAATGACCGAGCGCTCAGGAAATACGTGCGAGTGCGACCCTGAGCAACGGTCCGCTGTAGCTTGGGACCCGTGGGAACTTTCCGTAGGCCCTGTCTGTGACTAACGGATAATAACCTGCACAATCAACTCACCAAGGAGAAGAATTCATGTCTGACGAACTCATTGCAGCAGCGAAACTCCCCAACATCGGCTACAGCGAAAAAGATTGGGACAAGACGATCGCCAGTGTCACTCCCGACTTTGTCTACGACGAAGTCGCAAGCCATCGTAAATCTGAAAGCGCTGAGGGCTACCTCGAGATGTGCAAGGGCTGGGCAAAGGCCTTCCCCGAATCACGGGCAACGTTTCACAATGCCTATGTCATCGGCAACACGGTCGTGCTGGAACTCACGTGGAACGGCACGCATACCGGCCCTATGATGACCCCGAACGGTGAAGTACCCGCGACCGGCAAGAACATCAGCATGCGCGCCTGCCAGGTGGTTGAGATCAAGGACGGCAAGGCGTCGTCCATGGTTCAGTATTTCGATCTCAATACGATGATGGCGCAGTTGGGTCTCGGCTAAGGCCGTTCACCCTAGCGATAGATACCGTTTGGATGCACGGTGGGAAGCTTGTAGGACAGGTCTGTGACTATGGCCCAGCCTAGGGCGTCATTGCTTTCCACCAGAGCGCGTGTACATAAATCCCATTCGTGTTCAATCAAACTGCTCAGCAGTAGGATGACCTCCTATGGGCGGCAACTCTGGACGTGCACGTTGTAGACCCTTGGCGGGAATGGAACCCATACAAGAGGGCTTTGATGCAGATTCGGAGAATCGCGTTATTTCAGGTCGACTTGCCCCTTCACGAGGGCAGTTACAATTGGTCGGGTGGCAAGTCGGTCCAAGTATTTGATAGTACGATTGTCCGAATTGAGACGGACACAGGCTTGGCGGGATACGGGGAGGTTTGCCCACTAGGGTCTGTCTATCTTCCAGCGTATGCCAATGGTGTACGTGCGGGGATTACCGAGATTGCTCAAGATTTAATCGGCCAGGATCCAACGCAGCTTAACAAGTTGAATCGAAAAATGGATGAACTCCTCAAGGGACATCCATACGTTAAATCGGCGATCGATATTGCTTGCTGGGACATTCTTGGCCAAGCTATAGAACAGCCGGTTTGTCATTTGCTTGGCGGTCGTTTCGGGGAGGAGTTTGCTCTCTATCGAGCGATTTCCAGGGATACACCGAACGCCATGGCCGAGAGTGTCAGTCAGTACCGTGCAGAAGGCTACCGGAAATTTCAATTGAAGGTCGGCAGCGACGCCGAAACGGATATCGAACGAATTCGCTGCACCCGCAAGGAACTCCAGA from Vicinamibacterales bacterium harbors:
- the alr gene encoding alanine racemase, whose protein sequence is MTQTKLPKLMKPCGAGRRTFLASMAATPALLSFDACAQVPHAPVERDGDVHSSFDPWVEVHAANLRHNIGAISERVGGRPIMAVIKNDGYGLGIVNVGRTLDALEAVFGLAVVKLNEAVVLREGGVRKPVLLMGPFGESDLEEAVARDITPMVYTPIGDMLDRVAAKLGKTIPIQICLDTGMGRVGVPVRDAAVLIRDLAGRPAVQIQGLQTTLSEDPELEPLQVQRLQEVGATVRGEGLDIGRLHAASSYALFEHPEAFLDMVRVGMAIYGIYPEPRFNEMGVLDLRPAVALRGGVAYVKQLRRGETAGYGRAYVAESDVWIATLPIGHGDGLPRAAAQGGLVTIGGARYPIIAAISASHTMVELGQETQVHAGDQATVFDWEEGSRPEDFAAGFGGSVYDLTMHLNPLMPRRVI
- a CDS encoding ester cyclase — protein: MSDELIAAAKLPNIGYSEKDWDKTIASVTPDFVYDEVASHRKSESAEGYLEMCKGWAKAFPESRATFHNAYVIGNTVVLELTWNGTHTGPMMTPNGEVPATGKNISMRACQVVEIKDGKASSMVQYFDLNTMMAQLGLG
- a CDS encoding peptidyl-alpha-hydroxyglycine alpha-amidating lyase family protein, which produces MSVRNPTVFVAALLVLVSSLVPQETVAQNSTNPYAIVEGWAKLPSGRVMGAVGKAKVDPDGRHIWAVIRCDAGPEHFGSECVDSDLDPILKFAPDGNVVESFGSGMFIWPHGIDVDSDGNVWVTDAVSDNNIPAGDDRGHQVIKFSPTGEVLMTFGTPGEEGDGPNHFSSPSDVAVASNGDVFIADGHNAAGNNRVMKYNSRGEFLMSWGETGYAPGQFRVLHAIALHPDGRVFVGDRSNSRIQIFDQEGNHSATWTQFGRPSGIAFDDHGRIYVADSESDNVQNPGYEMGIRIGEVETGWVKEFIRFPWANPHILPGNGAEFVTVDREGNLFGGEPVPNPHLNDRALRKYVRVRP
- a CDS encoding PQQ-dependent sugar dehydrogenase; this translates as ADHWGVSVESSGFEQGFQSFAFHPQFNDLGTPGFGKFYTLTDTRDTRPPADFASGGDSNSHDTVLLEWTAEHPEAATYDGGSPRELVRLEQPFDIHNGGQLAFHPLTSPGDAEFGLLYMGAGDGGGSDQLFLAQNLGSAFGKILRLDPLGSNSANGEYGIPADNPFANDGDPDTLGEIYALGMRNPQRFAWDSTTGNMFVADIGENVVEEVSLVTAGANLGWSDWEGSFAVRSGRRHVSLANPRGDPQMTYPVVEYGQLDPLLQPGSAVTGVYVYRAIAIPQLANLVLFGDNPSGEVFAFSADNLPAGGQEAIRRILFNNGNGPKTVLQLIQEKNTADGQGVATRADLRLGLGPNDQVFVLNKRDGTIRLLVAVR